The genomic segment TAGTTTGTTTTGACTTAAAACCTTATTGATTGCATAAACCGGTCCTAAACCCATTACATTAGGATCACAACCAGCTATAGCAAAATCAACGATTTTAGCCATTACATCAAGTCCTCGTTCTTTAGCAACAGATGCTTTCGTAAATACCTCAAAAGCTGCTCCATCATTTAGTCCGGATGCATTTCCAGCAGTAATCGTCCCTTTACCATCTTTACGAAAGGCAGGTTTTAAACGTGCTAAACTTTCCATATTCGTGCCGGGTCTAGGATGTTCATCTTTATCGACTACTGTTATAACGCCTTTTCTTCGACCGATCACTTCTACTGGAACGATTTCTTGAGCAAGCCGACCTCTTTCTATAGCAGAAGAGGCCTTTCGTTGACTATCAACTGCAAATGTATCTTGTTCTTCACGAGTGATCGCATATCTTTCTGCAACTTTTTCTGCTGTATCCCCCATGTGAGTGATCTCAGGATAATCCGGATTCGGTTGAGCATGTTTATGAAGTGCTAAGTTTGCATCAATAACAGTGAAGTTACCTGCTTTAAACCCTTCCCATCTTGATTCTAATGGTAAATAGTACTCCGAACGAGAAAGACTTTCTACTCCTCCAGCTGCAATAAAATCAACGTCCATTGTCATCAATTCTTGTGCTGCTGAAATAGCCGACTGGATACCAGAACCACAGATACGATTGACAGTCATCCCTGTCGATTGCTTCTTTAATCCAGCTTTCAGTCCAATGACACGCCCGATATTACTTTCTTCCTGTGTACCCATTGCTTGACCGGCTATCACTTCTTCTATTTCTTCACTCTTTATACCAGCCCGTTTAATGGCTTCATTTAACGCAATAGCACCTAACTCTCCAGCAGGAACTGTTTTTAATCCTCCTAAGTAAGCTCCAATTGGTGTGCGTGCTGCCCCAACAATTACAATTGAATCATCCGTTCTCATTCTTGGCATAATAAACCTCTCCTTAACTTATAGGGATGCATTCTTATTTATTATAATTCTTGTAAATGAGATTATCAAATAACATTTCTATGTTTCAGCAATATTAAGAAAAGCTTTACATTTAAGCTAGCCTTCGTCTTTTATCCAGTCCATAAAAAAACAAACTAGTGTTTATTGTCCACTAGTTTGTTTTTAGGATTAGTCAAGTTTATCGTTTTCATAGTGATGCGCTAATTCCATACCTCTAAATTCTTGTTGGCGAAGAGCTTCATAGATCAAAATAGCTGCTGTATTAGATAAATTCAACGAACGAACATGCTCATCATTCATCGGAATGCGCAAGCAATCTTCTTCATGTTCTCTCATGAATTCCTCTGGCAATCCAGTAGTTTCTTTACCAAATAGGAAATAATGATCTCCCGGAGTCGTTGCGTAATCGATATCGCTATACACACGATGACCAAATTTAGTGATCAAATGCAATTGTCCATTTTGTGCCACTTCCATAAAAGCTTCTAAGTTTTTATGGTAGGTGATGTTCACATCATTCCAATAATCTAAGCCTGCACGTTTCAAATGTTTATCATCTGTTTTGAATCCTAAAGGTTCAATTAAATGCAAGTGAGTATTTGTTGCTGCACATGTACGTGCTATATTACCTGTGTTAGCAGGGATTTGAGGTTCAAATAAAGCAATATGGTTTGTCATGTTAAGTCATTTCCTCCTAAATAATACAAAAATCGATTATCATTTTCGTTCTTTTTTATTCTTAATCGTTTCTATTGCCTGATTTATCTCATGGTAAGCTTCTTTGTCTTCTTCTTTTGCTAAAGCTTCTTCTAAAAATTCAATCACCATTTCATCTCTAACAGAAACGATTTTTGCTAAAGACCATGCAGCTGTGCCTCTGATCACAGGTCTACTATCCTCTTCAATGCACCGTAAGAGATCTGGCAAAGCCGATTTATCACGGTAATTACCTAAAGCAATAATCGCATTACGCTGCAAAGGTTTCTTTCCACGCCAAGAACCAGACATGTGACCAAAATTTTCTTTAAACTCACGATTGCTGATGGTGAGTAACGGTTTTAGTTTTGGCATAACACTTTCAGGTTCAGGTTCCATTTCAGGATGAAAATGGAAATTTTTTTCTTTATTATATGGACAAACAACCTGACAAATATCACAACCATAGATAACATGGCCCATTTTCCGCCTAAATTGTTCGTCCATCATCCCTTTGGTCTGAGTCTGATAAGAAAGACAGAGTTGGGCATTCATTCGTCCATCGCCTAGTAAAGCTCCCGTAGGACATGCATCAATACAACGTGTGCATTCTCCACAACCAAAAGGAACAGGTATATCCGATTTAAAATCTAGATTTGTAATGATCTCAGCTAAATAAACATATGAACCAAATTCTTCTGTGATCAATAAGCCATTTCTGCCAATAAAACCTAGACCTGCTCGTTGAGCTACAGCTACGTCAACTAGTTCCCCGGTGTCTACCATTGGTTTGTAGGTGACCGTTTCTCCAGCCTCAGCTCTAATATACTCGATTAACTGATTCATTTTATCTCGTAAGATATCATGGTAATCGGTCCCCCAAGACGCTCGGGAAAATTCTCCACGTCGTTCCCCTTTTACTCTAGGCGGTGGATTTTCTATTTTAGTTGGATAAGCTAAAGCGATTGAAATAATGGAGCGAGGGTTTTGAAAAATCATTTCAGGATAAATCCGTTCTTCGATTACTTTATGCTCAAAACCAGAATGATGGCCCAACTCTTTTTGCTGCTTTAACTTCTCTTCAAGATCAGAAAAAGGATCAGCAGTTGTAAACCCGATTTTATCAATCCCAATTCGCTTGCTTTCTTCAATGATCTTTTCTTTTAATGAAGTTGCTTCTCCAACCATAAGCTTCACTCCCATAAGATAAATCTTCTTATCTATTTTAGCGCATTTATGCTATAAAAACAAAAAATCTTTAGTCTCTATTTTAAAAAGTACTATCTTTCAACGGTTTAAATAAAAAAGTGCGCAAAAAAACGCATCGCTTCGGTGTCCAGCACTGCGAAACAATACGTTAGTTAAGACTTTTACAATTCATTAACTTTTATCAAAATCTGATGGATTCCTGATAAAAACGAATGACGTTTAATATCTTATAGGTAATATAACATCGTCATGGTATTGATGCAAGGATATGAGGCTGAGTTTTTCCATGAAAACGGTATATCAAAGAAAAAAGTTCACAATTCGTTCACAAACCTGCCTTATTTTTGCCCAATTAAGACACAAACATCAATTGTTACCCTTTTCAAAGGGTGAGTTAATGCGTACTCTTTAGAATCTATACTGGCACCCCAACTTAGCGGTGTCATCTTCATCAAGTCATTAAATAGCGCTGGTGTTAGTTCAAATGAGTACTTAACTCGTTTGATTTCCAACTTCGGGAAATGCTCTTTAAATTTAGCAATAACGACATCATTTGAATAGGTTTGTTTTTCTTCTTGATCACGGTAAAATAATTTTCTCAATTCAATCAGATAATCTTTTTCAGGAACGACCTTGATCACCTGTCCACCCTCTTTTAATAGACGATCAAATTCTTTGTAATTGGAAGGAGAAAAAATATTCAATATTGTATCGTATTGAGCTGAAGCAAAAGGAGACTGCGCCAAATCAGCTACACACCAAAAAGCACTTGAAAAATGAGTAGCTGCCAATTGAATCGCATCTTTTGAAATATCAAAACCTATTTTTTGCCCTTGCAAACCTAAAGTAGTTAAATAATCAAGTTGAGAGCCTTCTCCACAACCGACGTCTAAAGTATGTCCGGTTTGTTTTTCAGCTATACTAATATAAAGCTCATCGAGCAAAGGATGAAATAACCCAGCAGTTGCTATGTTAAACCTTGAAGAAAGCATGTCCTTATCGTACTCGTTTTTTGTTCCTTTTAATAAAAAATAAAGGGTCCCTTTTTTTGAAATATCAAAAAGATGACCATTTATACAACTTAAGCTATTGCCATCTACTTGATCAAATGAATCTTTACATATTGGGCACTGAAACAGCTCACTATGCTCTTTCATAAATCCTGCAGCTTTTTCTATTTTTTTCATAATCAACCTTCTTTCAATTCATCTAACTTGAGTGCTTTATATTGTGTATCCTGTTTACATACTCCGCTTAACAATATACCACTATTCAGAAATTATTTCATAAATTCTCTCAAAAAAGCTTCTAAGAACCTTTTTATTTGTTTGAATGGTCTATGAATGGTATAACATAATTAACACAAGTATCTTAGAGAGGATGATAATTTATGCCATGGGATATGAAAGATTACCCGGCTTCATTAAAGAATTTTGACTCACTGTTGCGCAAAAAGACGATTGAAATTGCAAATGCTCTTTTAGCCAATGGATACGAAGATGATCGTGCGATTCCAATTGCTATTTCACAAGCTAAAGAATGGGTGAATAATGCTTCGAAGGAAGAAAAAGAAGCATTTGATAAAGAAAAAAGTCCTAAAAAATCAGATAAACATGATACATCAAGTTCAAATCCAAAACTATTAGACAATGCTGTTGAAGTTTTTTATGAAGACGATCATTGGGTAGTAAAAACAAAAGAAGCTAAACGGGCAAGTGATACATTCGATAAAAAATCGGATGCAGTAGATCGAGCTCATGAAATTGCTGAAAATAAAGATTCTGAGGTCATCATTTACAAAAAAGATGGCTCACGTCAAAAATAAATAAGACACTAACGATAAAAGTTTCTCTCATCGTTAGTGTCTTATTTTATCCAATTATGGTTAAAAATTATCTAATGGTTTATTTTCAGCAGTTGTTTCATCGATTTCCATTTTCGCTTCATCAATAACGGCACGTGAAATGTCTTTTGCTTCTACAGTTGTTTGAGCTACTTGATCTTTTAAACTTGTAGCAGTATATTTTGCTTCATTCAATGCATCACTCAAGTTTGCTTTTAAATTTTCCTTACTTCCTGGTACGCCATCTTTGACGTCTTGCAAGTCAGATTTTAGAATTTGAGAATCCATTTTAATTTGTTCTGATAATTGTTTTGAAACCAATTTCATGTCTGTTTTTAATCCAGCTGCAGCATCTGTTGCAATAGCTTTAAAATCTCCACCGCGTTCTTTTGCAATAGACATATAATCGCTCGATGATTCTTTAATCATTTCAGCTTTATCTTTCAGCTCTCTTTGGTATTCTTCTCCAGATTTAGGTGCAAACAAGTATGCTGCTGCATAAGCTGCTGCTCCTCCTATTGCTGCTCCTAACCAAAATGTTCCTTTTGACATCTATTCATCTTCCTCTCTATGATAAAACTAACGTTGCTCATATTTATTAAATCCATTTAACTTTTTTTCTACTATCCCTATTCTACACTTTTTATGTTCAAATGAACAAAGTTAGCCTTTTATTTTCTAAAATTCTCTCTATTTATAAAGATTGTTGTTTTTTTAACGTAATGTATTCAATACATAAACAAATCGCATCCATGGCTGCATCTAAGTCTTCTAACGATACCGGTGTCGGAGCTAAACGAATACTGTTGTCAGAAGGATTTTTACCGTATGGATAGGTGGCTCCCGCATCAGTAACGGCTACTCCTATTTTAGCAAGTGCTCCAACAATCTCTGTTGCGCAACCTGGTTGTGTAGTTAAATGAACAAAATAGCCACCTTTTGGTTCTGTCCATTCGACACAATCTTTACCGGTAAAGTAATGCATTAATTTTTGATTGATCAAATCAAATTTGGGTTTTAAAATAGCAGCGTGCTTATCCATATGTTGAGAAATATGATTTTTATCTTTTAAAAATTTTACGTGACGCATCTGATTGATTTTATCGAATCCTATCGTTTGATACGAAAGTTCTTTTGCAATGAAATCAATATTCTTTTTACTTGCTCCTAAAGCCGCTACACCTGCTCCAGGAAAAGTAACTTTTGAGGTTGAACAAAACATCCAAGAACGCTCTGGATTCCCTGCTGCTTTACAAGCTGTTAATATATTTTTAACGGCTTTCTTTTCATTCGTCAAATGATGAACAAGATAAGCATTATCCCATAGAATCATAAAATCATCTGCTTTTGTTTCCATACTAGCCAATTGATCGACTACTTCATCTG from the Carnobacterium inhibens subsp. inhibens DSM 13024 genome contains:
- a CDS encoding YtxH domain-containing protein, giving the protein MSKGTFWLGAAIGGAAAYAAAYLFAPKSGEEYQRELKDKAEMIKESSSDYMSIAKERGGDFKAIATDAAAGLKTDMKLVSKQLSEQIKMDSQILKSDLQDVKDGVPGSKENLKANLSDALNEAKYTATSLKDQVAQTTVEAKDISRAVIDEAKMEIDETTAENKPLDNF
- the queG gene encoding tRNA epoxyqueuosine(34) reductase QueG; translation: MVGEATSLKEKIIEESKRIGIDKIGFTTADPFSDLEEKLKQQKELGHHSGFEHKVIEERIYPEMIFQNPRSIISIALAYPTKIENPPPRVKGERRGEFSRASWGTDYHDILRDKMNQLIEYIRAEAGETVTYKPMVDTGELVDVAVAQRAGLGFIGRNGLLITEEFGSYVYLAEIITNLDFKSDIPVPFGCGECTRCIDACPTGALLGDGRMNAQLCLSYQTQTKGMMDEQFRRKMGHVIYGCDICQVVCPYNKEKNFHFHPEMEPEPESVMPKLKPLLTISNREFKENFGHMSGSWRGKKPLQRNAIIALGNYRDKSALPDLLRCIEEDSRPVIRGTAAWSLAKIVSVRDEMVIEFLEEALAKEEDKEAYHEINQAIETIKNKKERK
- a CDS encoding thiolase family protein, which encodes MPRMRTDDSIVIVGAARTPIGAYLGGLKTVPAGELGAIALNEAIKRAGIKSEEIEEVIAGQAMGTQEESNIGRVIGLKAGLKKQSTGMTVNRICGSGIQSAISAAQELMTMDVDFIAAGGVESLSRSEYYLPLESRWEGFKAGNFTVIDANLALHKHAQPNPDYPEITHMGDTAEKVAERYAITREEQDTFAVDSQRKASSAIERGRLAQEIVPVEVIGRRKGVITVVDKDEHPRPGTNMESLARLKPAFRKDGKGTITAGNASGLNDGAAFEVFTKASVAKERGLDVMAKIVDFAIAGCDPNVMGLGPVYAINKVLSQNKLTLEDIDILEINEAFAAQTLGCMKELGIDPGTELYERLNPNGGAIALGHPLGMSGARIITSLCYEFKNHPEKKYAIASACIGGGQGIALLLENGSVNE
- a CDS encoding DUF2188 domain-containing protein, translating into MPWDMKDYPASLKNFDSLLRKKTIEIANALLANGYEDDRAIPIAISQAKEWVNNASKEEKEAFDKEKSPKKSDKHDTSSSNPKLLDNAVEVFYEDDHWVVKTKEAKRASDTFDKKSDAVDRAHEIAENKDSEVIIYKKDGSRQK
- the trmL gene encoding tRNA (uridine(34)/cytosine(34)/5-carboxymethylaminomethyluridine(34)-2'-O)-methyltransferase TrmL, which produces MTNHIALFEPQIPANTGNIARTCAATNTHLHLIEPLGFKTDDKHLKRAGLDYWNDVNITYHKNLEAFMEVAQNGQLHLITKFGHRVYSDIDYATTPGDHYFLFGKETTGLPEEFMREHEEDCLRIPMNDEHVRSLNLSNTAAILIYEALRQQEFRGMELAHHYENDKLD
- a CDS encoding methyltransferase domain-containing protein, whose translation is MKKIEKAAGFMKEHSELFQCPICKDSFDQVDGNSLSCINGHLFDISKKGTLYFLLKGTKNEYDKDMLSSRFNIATAGLFHPLLDELYISIAEKQTGHTLDVGCGEGSQLDYLTTLGLQGQKIGFDISKDAIQLAATHFSSAFWCVADLAQSPFASAQYDTILNIFSPSNYKEFDRLLKEGGQVIKVVPEKDYLIELRKLFYRDQEEKQTYSNDVVIAKFKEHFPKLEIKRVKYSFELTPALFNDLMKMTPLSWGASIDSKEYALTHPLKRVTIDVCVLIGQK
- a CDS encoding aminotransferase class I/II-fold pyridoxal phosphate-dependent enzyme; this translates as MTQTIEESMNHLEHLKIKYTDCLKHPLNLNIKRGIPSKEQLQLSEPMLNVLSSPTDFLSQGTIDIRNYGELTGISEAKELFSELLETERDEILIGGNSSLNLMYLVITSNLFAKIKNQTNKKRVKFLCPSPGYDRHFAMTEKLGIEMIPIGLNNDGPDMDEVKKLVANDPTIKGIWCVPTYSNPTGVTYSDEVVDQLASMETKADDFMILWDNAYLVHHLTNEKKAVKNILTACKAAGNPERSWMFCSTSKVTFPGAGVAALGASKKNIDFIAKELSYQTIGFDKINQMRHVKFLKDKNHISQHMDKHAAILKPKFDLINQKLMHYFTGKDCVEWTEPKGGYFVHLTTQPGCATEIVGALAKIGVAVTDAGATYPYGKNPSDNSIRLAPTPVSLEDLDAAMDAICLCIEYITLKKQQSL